In one Streptomyces marincola genomic region, the following are encoded:
- the arc gene encoding proteasome ATPase — translation MEEVRTVVSQNDDSNRGIRSGRGSDDSAGQIADLEQEITVLRRKLADSPRHTRILEERIVELQTNLAGVSAQNERLASTLREARDQIVALKEEVDRLAQPPSGFGVFLRANDDETADIFTGGRKLRVNVSPSVETAGLQRGQEVMLNEALNIVAAMEFERAGDIVTLKEILEDGERALVVGHTDEERVVKLAEPLMDATIRAGDALLLDPRSGYVYEVVPKSEVEELVLEEVPDIDYTQIGGLGGQIELIRDAVELPYLYPDLFREHELRPPKGVLLYGPPGCGKTLIAKAVANSLAKKVAEVTGKPAGKSFFLNIKGPELLNKYVGETERHIRLVFQRAREKASEGTPVIVFFDEMDSLFRTRGSGVSSDVENTIVPQLLSEIDGVEGLENVIVIGASNREDMIDPAILRPGRLDVKIKIERPDAEAARDIFSKYLTPRLPLHADDVSEHRGSAEATVAGMIQAVVEQMYAETEENRFLEVTYANGDKEVLYFKDFNSGAMIQNIVDRAKKMAIKDFLDHDQKGLRVSHLHAACVDEFKENEDLPNTTNPDDWARISGKKGERIVFIRTLVTGKQGGDTGRSIDTVANTGQYL, via the coding sequence TTGGAGGAGGTGAGGACCGTGGTATCCCAGAACGACGACAGCAACCGCGGCATCCGGTCCGGGCGAGGGTCCGACGACTCGGCCGGGCAGATTGCCGACCTTGAGCAGGAGATCACCGTCCTGCGCCGAAAGCTGGCCGACTCTCCGCGGCACACTCGGATTCTCGAAGAGCGGATTGTCGAGCTTCAAACCAACTTGGCCGGCGTTTCGGCGCAGAACGAACGGCTGGCGAGCACCCTCCGCGAGGCGCGCGACCAGATCGTCGCCCTCAAGGAGGAAGTCGACCGGCTGGCCCAGCCCCCCTCCGGGTTCGGGGTCTTCCTGCGCGCCAACGACGACGAGACCGCCGACATCTTCACCGGCGGCCGCAAGCTTCGGGTCAACGTCAGCCCCAGCGTGGAGACGGCCGGTCTCCAGCGTGGCCAGGAGGTCATGCTCAACGAGGCGCTGAACATCGTGGCCGCCATGGAGTTCGAGCGCGCGGGCGACATCGTCACCCTCAAGGAGATCCTGGAGGACGGCGAACGCGCCCTGGTCGTGGGCCACACCGACGAGGAGCGCGTGGTCAAGCTCGCCGAGCCGCTGATGGACGCGACCATCAGGGCCGGCGACGCCCTGCTGCTCGACCCGCGTTCCGGTTACGTCTACGAGGTCGTGCCCAAGAGCGAGGTCGAGGAGCTGGTCCTCGAAGAGGTCCCGGACATCGACTACACGCAGATCGGCGGCCTCGGCGGCCAGATCGAGCTGATCAGGGACGCCGTCGAGCTGCCCTACCTCTACCCCGATCTCTTCCGCGAGCACGAGCTGCGCCCGCCCAAGGGCGTGCTGCTCTACGGCCCGCCCGGCTGCGGCAAGACCCTCATCGCCAAGGCCGTGGCCAACTCGCTGGCCAAGAAGGTCGCCGAGGTCACGGGCAAGCCCGCGGGGAAGAGCTTCTTCCTCAACATCAAGGGCCCCGAGCTGCTCAACAAGTACGTCGGCGAGACCGAGCGGCACATCCGCCTGGTCTTCCAGCGGGCCCGTGAGAAGGCGAGCGAGGGCACGCCCGTCATCGTCTTCTTCGACGAGATGGACTCCCTGTTCCGCACCCGCGGCTCCGGGGTCAGCTCGGACGTGGAGAACACCATCGTCCCGCAGCTGCTCTCCGAGATCGACGGCGTGGAGGGCCTGGAGAACGTCATCGTCATCGGCGCCTCGAACCGCGAGGACATGATCGACCCGGCGATCCTGCGCCCCGGGCGGCTCGACGTCAAGATCAAGATCGAGCGCCCGGACGCCGAGGCCGCGCGGGACATCTTCTCCAAGTACCTCACGCCGCGGCTGCCGCTGCACGCCGACGACGTCTCGGAGCACCGCGGCAGCGCCGAGGCCACGGTCGCCGGCATGATCCAGGCGGTCGTGGAGCAGATGTACGCGGAGACCGAGGAGAACCGTTTTCTGGAGGTCACCTACGCCAACGGTGACAAGGAGGTCCTGTACTTCAAGGACTTCAACTCCGGTGCCATGATCCAGAACATCGTGGACCGGGCGAAGAAGATGGCCATCAAGGACTTCCTCGACCACGACCAGAAGGGCCTGCGCGTCTCCCACCTGCACGCCGCCTGCGTGGACGAGTTCAAGGAGAACGAGGACCTGCCCAACACCACCAACCCCGACGACTGGGCCCGCATCTCCGGCAAGAAGGGCGAGCGGATCGTCTTCATCCGCACGCTCGTCACCGGGAAGCAGGGCGGGGACACCGGCCGGTCCATCGACACGGTGGCCAACACCGGACAGTACCTGTAG
- a CDS encoding RecB family exonuclease, whose amino-acid sequence MTGSSAAPPHSLSPSRAADFMQCPLLYRFRVIDKLPEEPSAAATRGTVVHAVLERVFDAPPALRDARRARALVLPEWQRLLARRPELARLFAPEGGADDGGDGSEGGGDGAGSAGDGGEGDGAREAAREGSGAAPIDSERLAKWLTEAEELVERWFTLEDPSRLQPAERELFVETRLDSGLRLRGVIDRVDVAPTGEVRIVDYKTGKAPRAEFGGAALFQMKFYALVLWRLRGTVPRRLQLVYLGSGDVLTYDPDEEDLLVVERKLHALWEAIRRATETGDWRPSRSRLCGWCDHRARCPEFGGTPPPYPLLVQDQLPLAVPAQAGAPDGDGAPAGAAGGRPEAGGAAP is encoded by the coding sequence ATGACTGGGTCCTCCGCTGCGCCTCCGCACTCTCTTTCTCCTTCCCGGGCGGCCGACTTCATGCAGTGTCCCCTGCTGTACCGCTTCCGGGTGATCGACAAACTGCCCGAGGAGCCCAGCGCGGCGGCGACCAGGGGCACGGTCGTGCACGCCGTTCTTGAGCGGGTCTTCGACGCGCCCCCCGCGCTGCGCGACGCGCGGCGGGCGCGGGCGCTCGTGCTGCCCGAGTGGCAGCGGCTGCTGGCGCGGCGCCCCGAGCTGGCCCGGTTGTTCGCGCCGGAGGGCGGCGCGGACGACGGCGGGGACGGCAGCGAGGGCGGCGGTGACGGCGCGGGCAGCGCGGGCGACGGCGGGGAGGGGGACGGCGCGCGTGAGGCCGCGCGCGAGGGTTCAGGCGCCGCGCCGATCGACAGCGAACGGCTGGCGAAGTGGCTCACCGAGGCCGAGGAGTTGGTGGAGCGGTGGTTCACGCTTGAGGACCCGTCGCGGCTCCAGCCCGCGGAGCGCGAGCTGTTCGTGGAGACCCGGCTGGACTCGGGGCTGCGGCTGCGGGGGGTGATCGACCGGGTGGACGTGGCGCCGACCGGCGAGGTGCGGATCGTCGACTACAAGACGGGGAAGGCGCCGCGAGCCGAGTTCGGGGGCGCCGCGCTGTTCCAGATGAAGTTCTACGCGCTGGTGCTGTGGCGGCTGCGGGGCACGGTGCCGCGCCGGCTCCAGCTGGTGTACCTGGGCAGCGGGGACGTGCTGACCTACGACCCGGACGAGGAGGACCTGCTGGTCGTGGAGCGCAAGCTGCACGCGTTGTGGGAGGCGATCCGCAGGGCGACGGAGACCGGCGACTGGCGGCCGAGCCGCAGCCGGCTGTGCGGCTGGTGCGACCACCGGGCGCGCTGCCCCGAGTTCGGCGGGACCCCGCCGCCCTACCCGCTGCTGGTGCAGGACCAGCTCCCGCTGGCCGTGCCCGCGCAGGCCGGGGCGCCCGACGGGGACGGCGCTCCGGCCGGTGCCGCGGGCGGCCGCCCGGAGGCCGGCGGCGCCGCGCCGTGA
- a CDS encoding ferredoxin, with protein MTARNEAAEELEVWIDQDLCTGDGICAQYAPDVFELDIDGLAYVKPPVAPGEEADLLTEPGATAPVPLPLLRDVTESVKDCPGQCIHVRRVSDRTEVYGPDADQ; from the coding sequence ATGACCGCGCGGAACGAAGCCGCCGAAGAACTTGAGGTCTGGATCGATCAGGACCTCTGCACGGGCGACGGTATCTGTGCGCAGTACGCGCCCGACGTGTTCGAGCTGGACATCGACGGCCTCGCCTACGTGAAGCCGCCGGTGGCCCCGGGCGAGGAGGCCGACCTGCTGACCGAGCCGGGTGCCACCGCTCCGGTGCCGCTGCCGCTGCTGCGGGACGTCACCGAGTCCGTCAAGGACTGCCCGGGCCAGTGCATCCACGTGCGGCGCGTGTCCGACCGCACCGAGGTGTACGGACCCGACGCGGACCAGTGA
- a CDS encoding site-2 protease family protein, whose translation MGDSDSDRTPPSGDRQIPENEQERPGERGGGFLMGRVFGVPVYVAPSWFLVAALITWFFGNQLDRVLPELGGARYLVSLFFAVAFYASVLVHELAHTLAAVRFDLPVRRIQLQFFGGVSEIERESQTPGREFVLAAVGPLLSLVLAGVFYLGMLVVESGTVPGVLLAGLMISNLIVAAFNLLPGLPLDGGIMLRAVVWKLSGSPMTGTVAAAWTGRLLAIAVLVGFPLITHMGSVTDRDSFTGLQSLTDALLAAILAAIIWTGAGNSLRRARLRERLPALNARALTRRAVPVAAETPLSEALRRANDVGAGALVVVDGQGAPLSLVREAGIAEVPEHRRPWVPVGSLAQVLTDGMRVPADLTGERLLDRLRATPATEYLVVEETGEIYGVLSSRDVERAFIDAMARPGASPRPRSAP comes from the coding sequence GTGGGAGACTCGGACAGCGACCGGACACCGCCCTCCGGGGACCGGCAGATCCCGGAGAACGAGCAGGAGCGCCCGGGGGAGCGCGGCGGGGGCTTCCTCATGGGCCGGGTGTTCGGCGTTCCCGTGTACGTCGCGCCCAGCTGGTTCCTGGTCGCCGCCCTCATCACGTGGTTCTTCGGCAACCAGCTCGACCGGGTGCTGCCGGAGCTCGGCGGCGCCCGCTACCTCGTGTCCCTCTTCTTCGCGGTGGCCTTCTACGCCTCCGTCCTCGTGCACGAGCTGGCCCACACCCTGGCCGCCGTCCGCTTCGACCTGCCCGTGCGCCGCATCCAGCTCCAGTTCTTCGGCGGCGTCTCGGAGATCGAGCGGGAGTCGCAGACGCCGGGGCGCGAGTTCGTCCTCGCGGCCGTCGGCCCGTTGCTCTCCCTCGTCCTCGCCGGGGTCTTCTACCTCGGCATGCTCGTCGTGGAGTCGGGGACCGTCCCCGGCGTCCTGCTGGCCGGTCTGATGATCTCCAACCTCATCGTTGCGGCCTTCAACCTGCTGCCGGGACTGCCGCTCGACGGCGGCATCATGCTGCGCGCCGTGGTCTGGAAGCTGTCGGGCAGCCCCATGACCGGCACCGTGGCCGCCGCCTGGACCGGTCGCCTGCTGGCCATCGCCGTGCTCGTCGGCTTCCCGCTGATCACCCACATGGGCTCGGTCACCGACCGGGACTCCTTCACCGGCCTCCAGTCGCTGACCGACGCGCTGCTCGCCGCGATCCTGGCCGCCATCATCTGGACCGGCGCGGGCAACAGCCTGCGCCGCGCCAGGCTCCGCGAACGCCTGCCCGCGCTCAACGCCAGGGCCCTCACCCGCAGGGCCGTCCCCGTCGCCGCCGAGACCCCGCTCTCCGAGGCGCTGCGCCGCGCCAACGACGTGGGCGCGGGCGCCCTGGTCGTCGTCGACGGGCAGGGCGCGCCCCTGTCCCTGGTCCGCGAGGCCGGCATCGCCGAGGTGCCCGAGCACCGCAGGCCGTGGGTGCCGGTCGGCTCCCTGGCCCAGGTGCTCACCGACGGGATGCGGGTCCCCGCCGACCTGACCGGCGAACGGCTGCTCGACCGGCTCCGGGCCACCCCGGCCACCGAGTACCTGGTGGTCGAGGAGACCGGCGAGATCTACGGCGTGCTCTCCAGCCGCGACGTCGAACGCGCCTTCATCGACGCCATGGCCCGCCCGGGCGCCTCGCCCCGGCCGCGGTCGGCGCCCTGA
- a CDS encoding response regulator produces the protein MPIRVLLVDDQPLLRTGFRMILEAEPDLAVIGEAGDGLQALDQVRALQPDVVLMDIRMPRMDGVEATRQITGPDKDGPVKVLVLTTFDLDEYVVEALRAGASGFLLKDAPAAELVQAIRVVAAGEAMLAPSVTRRLLDMYAEKLPSGDEPVPDTLHTLTDREVEVLKLVARGLSNAEIAADLFVSETTVKTHVGHVLTKLGLRDRVQAAVYAYESGLVRPGS, from the coding sequence ATGCCGATCCGCGTCCTGCTGGTCGACGACCAGCCGCTGCTGCGCACCGGGTTCCGGATGATCCTGGAGGCGGAGCCGGACCTGGCCGTCATCGGCGAGGCGGGGGACGGCCTCCAGGCGCTCGACCAGGTGCGGGCGCTTCAGCCCGACGTGGTGCTGATGGACATCCGCATGCCGCGGATGGACGGGGTCGAGGCGACCCGGCAGATCACGGGCCCCGACAAGGACGGGCCGGTGAAGGTGCTGGTCCTGACGACGTTCGACCTCGACGAGTACGTGGTGGAGGCGCTGCGCGCGGGAGCGAGCGGCTTCCTGCTGAAGGACGCGCCCGCGGCCGAGCTGGTGCAGGCCATCCGCGTGGTCGCGGCCGGTGAGGCGATGCTGGCGCCCAGCGTCACCAGGCGGCTGCTCGACATGTACGCGGAGAAGCTGCCCTCGGGCGACGAGCCCGTGCCCGACACGCTGCACACGCTCACGGACCGTGAGGTCGAGGTGCTGAAGCTGGTCGCCCGCGGCCTGTCCAACGCGGAGATCGCGGCCGACCTGTTCGTGAGCGAGACCACGGTGAAGACGCACGTCGGGCACGTACTGACGAAGCTGGGGCTCAGGGACCGGGTGCAGGCCGCCGTGTACGCCTACGAGAGCGGGCTGGTGCGGCCCGGCAGCTGA
- a CDS encoding HAD family hydrolase, translated as MTSSLPAVGTAVPTGPGPEAVLLDMDGTLVDTEGFWWDAEVEVFKALGHTLGDEHREVVVGGPMTRSAGYLIEVTGADISLDELRDELNAAFLRRLDAGVELMPGARSLLTELTAHEVPTALVSASHRAVIDRVLDSIGPGHFAVTVAGDELRRTKPHPDPYVTAAARLGADPARCVAVEDTATGVASAEAAGCRVVAVPSVAPVPAAPGRVLVRSLEEVDLAFLRSVVAAATALP; from the coding sequence ATGACGAGTTCCCTGCCCGCTGTCGGCACGGCGGTGCCCACCGGCCCCGGACCCGAGGCGGTCCTGCTGGACATGGACGGCACCCTGGTCGACACCGAGGGCTTCTGGTGGGACGCGGAGGTCGAGGTCTTCAAGGCCCTGGGCCACACGCTGGGGGACGAGCACCGCGAGGTCGTCGTCGGCGGCCCCATGACGCGGAGCGCGGGCTACCTCATCGAGGTCACCGGCGCCGACATCTCGCTCGACGAGCTGCGGGACGAGCTCAACGCCGCGTTCCTGCGCCGTCTGGACGCCGGCGTCGAGCTGATGCCGGGGGCCCGCAGCCTGCTGACCGAGCTGACCGCGCACGAGGTGCCCACCGCCCTGGTCTCCGCCTCGCACCGGGCCGTCATCGACCGCGTCCTCGACTCCATCGGGCCAGGCCACTTCGCCGTCACCGTCGCCGGCGACGAACTGCGCCGCACCAAGCCGCACCCCGACCCCTACGTGACCGCGGCGGCCCGCCTCGGCGCGGACCCGGCGCGCTGCGTCGCCGTGGAGGACACGGCCACCGGCGTGGCCTCGGCCGAGGCGGCGGGCTGCCGGGTCGTCGCCGTGCCCTCGGTGGCCCCCGTCCCGGCCGCGCCCGGGCGCGTGCTGGTGCGCAGCCTCGAAGAGGTCGACCTGGCGTTCCTCCGCTCCGTCGTCGCGGCGGCCACCGCCCTGCCGTGA
- a CDS encoding tRNA (adenine-N1)-methyltransferase — MSEPTGAARRRGPFEVGDQVQLTDPKGRHYTFTLEAGKSFHTHKGAFPHDELIGAPEGTVVRTTGNVAYLALRPLLPDYVLSMPRGAAVVYPKDAGQILAMADIFAGARVVEAGVGSGSLSTFLLRAIGDHGMLHSYERREDFARIAEENVARYFGGPHPAWRLTVGDLQDHLSDTDVDRVVLDMLAPWECLDAVSKALVPGGIVCAYVATTTQLARTVESIREHGTFNEPRAWETMVRTWHVEGLAVRPDHRMIGHTGFLLTARRLADGVAPPLRRRRPAPGAYGADYTGPGSGSGSD; from the coding sequence ATGTCCGAACCGACCGGTGCCGCCCGCCGTCGCGGGCCCTTCGAGGTCGGGGACCAGGTCCAGCTCACCGACCCCAAGGGCCGCCACTACACGTTCACGCTCGAAGCGGGCAAGAGCTTCCACACCCACAAGGGAGCCTTCCCGCACGACGAGCTGATCGGCGCGCCGGAGGGGACCGTCGTCCGCACCACCGGAAACGTCGCCTACCTCGCGCTGCGCCCCCTGCTCCCCGACTACGTCCTGTCCATGCCGCGCGGCGCCGCCGTGGTCTACCCCAAGGACGCGGGGCAGATCCTGGCGATGGCCGACATCTTCGCCGGCGCGAGAGTCGTGGAGGCGGGCGTCGGCTCCGGCTCCCTCAGCACCTTCCTGCTGCGCGCCATCGGCGACCACGGCATGCTGCACTCCTACGAGCGGCGCGAGGACTTCGCCCGGATCGCCGAGGAGAACGTCGCCCGCTACTTCGGCGGGCCGCACCCCGCGTGGCGGCTGACGGTGGGCGACCTCCAGGACCACCTGTCCGACACGGACGTCGACCGGGTCGTCCTCGACATGCTCGCGCCCTGGGAGTGCCTGGACGCCGTGTCGAAGGCGCTGGTGCCCGGCGGGATCGTGTGCGCCTACGTCGCCACCACGACCCAGCTGGCGCGGACCGTGGAGAGCATCAGGGAGCACGGCACGTTCAACGAGCCGCGCGCCTGGGAGACCATGGTGCGCACCTGGCACGTCGAGGGCCTCGCCGTGCGCCCCGACCACCGCATGATCGGGCACACCGGCTTCCTGCTGACCGCGCGGCGCCTGGCCGACGGCGTGGCGCCGCCGCTGCGCCGCCGGCGCCCCGCGCCCGGCGCGTACGGCGCGGACTACACAGGTCCCGGCTCGGGCAGCGGCTCGGACTGA